In Megalopta genalis isolate 19385.01 chromosome 7, iyMegGena1_principal, whole genome shotgun sequence, a single window of DNA contains:
- the LOC143259865 gene encoding LOW QUALITY PROTEIN: intraflagellar transport protein 22 homolog (The sequence of the model RefSeq protein was modified relative to this genomic sequence to represent the inferred CDS: deleted 1 base in 1 codon), giving the protein MTTIFETFELVVNICAESYTENMQPLKIVVIGPVRSGKTTIANFLADATEIPYDYHPTQGVRILEFEVQDINMNSKNIAKDIELWDCSGDHKFESCWPAIRKNLHGVILVYSEKSNECSKQIQEFYDYFVTQTKLGPDKCVILCYDPEKKSPDISKIISSTFVNVSHVKCNVDSGGSKLKTDFSSFISTMVSKLYNYEDEELKNILNENILFAK; this is encoded by the exons ATGACAACAATtttcgaaacattcgagttgGTAGTGAAT ATTTGTGCTGAATCGTATACTGAAAACATGCAACCATTAAAAATAGTAGTTATAGGACCTGTTAGG AGTGGTAAAACAACAATAGCAAATTTTCTAGCTGATGCCACTGAAATACCTTATGATTATCATCCTACACAAGGTGTTCGAATATTAGAATTTGAAGTACAAGATATAAATATGAATagcaaaaatattgcaaaaGATATCGAGTTATGGGACTGTAGTggagatcacaa attCGAAAGCTGTTGGCCAGCTATAAGAAAAAATTTACATGGTGTTATATTGGTGTACAGTGAAAAATCTAATGAATGTTCGAAACAAATTCAAGAATTCTACGATTATTTTGTCACTCAAACGAAATTAGGTCCAGATAAATGTGTTATACTTTGTTATGATCCTGAGAAAAAAAGTCCAGATATATCAAAAATTATTT cttcaacatttGTGAATGTATCACATGTAAAATGTAACGTAGATAGTGGTGGAAGTAAACTTAAAACTGATTTTTCTTCATTTATAAGTACAATGGTTagtaaattgtacaattatgaAGATGaggaactgaaaaatattttaaatgaaaatatattatttgcaaaataa